The sequence ATGATAATCAAAAGGATAATAAAAAACCGGTCAACGAGGCAAAAACGTCAGAACAATCGGTTACCGAATTTGACCCCGACGAAGAAGCAATTTTGGCAAAACTATTGCCGCAAAATTTGGCGGTCCAGGTTTATCGCGGGTTGTTGGAATCTTTTGCCTCTGAACAGGGGGCGCGCATGACCGCAATGGATAATGCGACGCGCAACGCCAAGGACATGATTAACAAATTAACCATCACCTATAACCGGTCGCGCCAAGCGCAAATCACCAAGGAATTGATAGAAATTATTTCTGGGGCGGAAGCGGTGTAACGTTTTGATGAAAGACGATAAATATAAAGATTTTTCTGAAGAAGAATTGAACGCCCGCCACCACGAAAAAATGGCGAAGAAAAAGGCGGCGCGGGATAAGATGCTCGCCAATATCACCGCCGAAAAGGGATTGTTGATGGTTTACACCGGCAAGGGCAAGGGCAAAACGACGGCCGCCATGGGGTTGGTAACCCGCGCCTTGGGCAATGATTTCAAAGTCGGTGTGGTGCAATTTGTTAAGGGGGCGTGGCCGACCGGCGAGGAAAAAATTCTCAGCGTGCAAAAAAATTGTGTTTTCAAACGGATGGGCGAGGGTTTTACCTGGGACACCCAGGACAGGCAAAAAGACATGGCGGCGGCCGACCGCGCGTGGCAGGAGGCGGTGAAGATGATAAATGACCCGGCGATTGATTTGCTTTTGCTGGATGAATTGAACATCGTGCTTCGTTATAATTATTTGGAACATGACGTGGTGCAAAAAATATTGGCCAACAAACGCGCGACGCAACATATTGTTATCACCGGTCGCAACGCGCCCGATTGGTTGGTCGAGATGGCCGATTTGGTAACCGAATGCACCGAGGTCAAACACCCGTTCAAAGCCGGCATCAAGGCGCAAAAGGGAATTGAGTATTAAGCCCGCAATTTTGCGGCGCGATTTTCGCCCTTGCCCAGGTTATAAATACCATGGTAAGAAAAATCCATGACCGACGACATTGCCAAAAAAACCGCGGAAATTTTGTGGCGCATCGGCGCGGTTAATTTTCGCGACGAGCCATATCAATTTGCATCGGGGATAAAAAGCCCGATATACATGAATTGCCGCGCGCCGATATTTCACCCCGCCGAATTAAAAATGCTGATGGACATGGGGATGGAAAAAATTGCGCCGGTCGTAAAACAAAAAAATATTTCGGTGATGGCCGGTGGTGAAACGGCGGGCATTCCCTACGCCATGTGCTTGGCCGAACGATTTCATTTGCCGATGGTTTATGTGCGCAAAAAACCAAAAGGTTACGGCATGAACGCAAGTATTGAGGGAGGTTCGCAACCCGGCGCGCGCGCGTTGTTGGTGGAGGATTTGGCGACCAACGGGGGCAGTAAAA comes from Hydrotalea sp. and encodes:
- a CDS encoding orotate phosphoribosyltransferase; translation: MTDDIAKKTAEILWRIGAVNFRDEPYQFASGIKSPIYMNCRAPIFHPAELKMLMDMGMEKIAPVVKQKNISVMAGGETAGIPYAMCLAERFHLPMVYVRKKPKGYGMNASIEGGSQPGARALLVEDLATNGGSKINFVKGLRQAEFLCNDSFVIFYYGIFGLAADMAAMDITLHHLTTADDVFAHAKEKNLFDTKTLSLVEQFMADPMAWSAAHGG
- the cobO gene encoding cob(I)yrinic acid a,c-diamide adenosyltransferase, giving the protein MKDDKYKDFSEEELNARHHEKMAKKKAARDKMLANITAEKGLLMVYTGKGKGKTTAAMGLVTRALGNDFKVGVVQFVKGAWPTGEEKILSVQKNCVFKRMGEGFTWDTQDRQKDMAAADRAWQEAVKMINDPAIDLLLLDELNIVLRYNYLEHDVVQKILANKRATQHIVITGRNAPDWLVEMADLVTECTEVKHPFKAGIKAQKGIEY